The DNA segment AGTTAACACTGACTTATTAACAGTGATATTCTTTTAATTACTGTATCCAAAGCACATATAAAACAGCCTGATCTGTTATATCCTCCaaatcatttaaaaaaccccataaatcCTAAAACAtattaacaaaagcaaacaatccAAATTCCTTTACCTTCATACACCTTTCCTGGGTGCAGGGCTTTTTTGTGGTCTGAGCAACTGTAAATTTACGACTgccctctctttcttcttgtatttttattttgctaaggTGCTGGTCTGAGATCCAGTCCATGAGAAAAGTTAAGAGCTCATAAACTTGTGAATTCAGTGGTAGCTGTAATACATCCACAACatcaaatatttcagctttcaagTTAATGTTTTTTCTAAGCCAAAACAGTAACAGACAGTAACAGACAAACATATGACAGTACATTAGTTAGGAAATATTACACATAATTAAAAGGATAGTTAGTATAACCCTGATAAAATCTGGGAGGTCAATTACTGTATTGGGAGCCTGTGGAAAATGCTATATTTGAGGAAATAGTGATTTTGAACAGCTCATGTCCATTTTGTTGGGCCTTGTACCTGAGATCTGAGAAGCCTCTATGTTACTAATATAGTCTATAACTTATTATCTCTGGGAAAGGTAAACTGTATGTGGATCGAGGGGTGGAAGGAGGCTATCTGATCCAGAGGTCCCTCTATATTGAGGAGTCAGAGATCTGCATCAGCATCAACCTGAGAAGATGCAGCCTGTGCCGTGCCGCACAGTTTATCCTGTGCTTGGCTGCAGGATAAACTCAGCCAGCTCACTGTAACAGGAGCCTGCGGGCAGTTGGTACTGGTTATCACAACCTTCTGGCTGGCCTTGCCTTTGTCTAAAGGGGCAACAAGAAGTTTTCCTGTGAATGTCCTTCATGATTAGAGTTGTTGTCTTATTAAAACAGTTATTTCATTAAGTCATTTGTTGTCAAGACATTCTTGGAGAGATCCAGAAAGAATGCTGCATTTCTGGATATTCTCTGTCTCTCACACCTCACTCCTGTCCCCACTGGAAAACAAGTACTATTTGTGATGGTTTCTGGGTGTGAAGAAATACACACAATTTATTCTGTACATAGACAAATCATTATAAAAGGCCTGGGAAAAGATTCTCATATACAGAATCACACCATTTTATAGTTCTGGCCAAATGAATCACAGGAGAAAGCAAATCTTTAATGGCCTTTGCATGTGGAAATTCTCATTTCCATGCACTAGACTTCCTTAGGTTTATTTCATACAATCCAATGTTGACTGGGTAACTAGCACTCTTAGAAAAAGTATAAAGACTTCATTAAATTGTCATACTGTCCCTGTACCACACTGCAATGAAAAATATCCACAGGTACCTGAAAACAGGCTGTATGAAAAGTTCTCTAAAGACTTCAAAAGATTTCTCATATCTACCTTTAGAtaactgttttccattttattcgGAACTATAACTACTGATACTGTTTATATTTCACTTGCAATTAAAATACACTAAAACGTGTGTAAACAGAGAAATATGTTGGCTATTTATAGACAGCACAGTTTTAAAGCACCTGATGTAGATTAATTAAGTAGGATGGCGTGAATATCTCTTTCCCATCTGACAGTTTAGCCTCTAGCTGGAGAAAATCATTACCAGCTGGGAGATGCTGGCAGAGTACTACTAGAGGACCTACTACTAAATAAAACAACGTGGagactgaaaacatttcatttaagTGATCTAAGAagatattttaaggaaaacaaagtgatgATTTTTTAACTGTGTATGAATGTTGCATTTAGTCTCTTTCCCTCATTAAAGACTGTTTCTCAAAAAGTAACAGTGGTACAGTCACCTccagtttaaaaaattaatattctttatttGATCCCTTTGACTGACTACTTTTTAAGCTGGTGTTATTCATAAGAACAGTACTGTATGTTATTCATAAGTATTGTAACAGTAATCAGAATGAGTTTAAGATTTGCTCTGACACAGCAAAAGAAACCAGTAAGAGTGTCAGCAGgtcataattttatttaacagatgaaaaatgacatgacagaaagaggaaaacatacCATATAAATACACTGTGCATAGACAGTATGAAATCCAACATTTTTAGCAATGAGCTTAATGCTTTGTTAACTGCCTGGTTTCCTCCAGTAAAATCTGTAACTTATCTTACTGTTAATAATTCACTCATAAAATATAGACGGTTGGCAGTTGCATCCTCTACTTTCTAGCAGATACACAGACTGTTCCACTGTCTAATATCTTTAGAATTAACCTTTCATTTAGCCCAATTCTTACCTTAGCAATTTTTGATGTTACTGTTGCTTTTTCCTGCTTGACAGGTTTACTTTGTTGCACAACTTGACATACATCCTTAGACTTCCTTACGATTAAAAATTCATGCTTCCTCTATAACAAAATGTAACAATGAATTATATTTCACTTGTTACCTATAAAGGAGACAGGTATATGTAAGAACAAACCTTACTTGTAGGTTCTCTAAACGAGCTTGTACTTTTCTTGCTTGACCTTCCAACTTCTTGTTCAGCTCAGTCACATCATTTAACTGAAAGaattaggaaatatttaagTGTCTGGAtaacattaggaaatatttaagtattaatTCAAAACTCACTTCTTTACTTAATTatcacactgaaataatttgatgCGGCTGTTGAGCAGTTAaattaagttcttttttttttttttcttctgagtatGTAAACTGATAGAAACAAAATCATTACCTACCTACTtaacaaatcacagaatcacagactggttGAGGTTGGCTGGCACCTCTGAAGGTCACCTGGTCCAACCCCTAGCTAAAGCTGGGCCACCGAGAGCCAAATGCTCAGATCACGTCCAGATAGCTTTTGAATAGCTCCAGTGTGGGAGACTCcactacctctctgggcaaccaggtcCAGAATAAATAAGTCAGCAGTAGCACTTCGTTGACCTGCAGCCCAGCCTTTCAGTTTGCAGAGGAAGAATAAGCTCCACAATGCCTTTGTAGATATACAGGCACTACAAATTTGATTACTTCCATGAAGCAGTGACATACAAATGGAGTGCTTGTGCCAAGAGTGGTCCAATAGTCTTGTTAATGGGGAAAAGTgaaagttttcttctctgcagaatgAAATAGTTAAGAACTACGCTATAAAAACAGTTGGCTCTGTGAGAAAAGATGAGGGAAACTGTAACTTCAATATAAGAAACATGCTCTATGCATACAGCAATCAACAGAATGATTTTCCCAAAGCCCTCAGTTTGCGCAGAGATACAAAGATTTTATAgtgaggggaaataaaaaggtTGCACCAGCACTATCGACATTCTAGGAGTTAGGTCTGACTTCTCTAAAGAGAAAGAACGAGGCTCTGATGCAGATTTTTACTGCAATTAGACTATCAGAATTGTAATTaatgcagtgaaaaaaaccaaagatcAAATGGTTTAGATAGCAATTTATGTGTCAGCATTTTAGGTCAGACTTAACTGTCAGGTGAGATGAAAACTCATACTCTGTATTGCTATGAACCACTGTCTCAGTTTAAGAATTAACTTAATtaacttctgtaaaaataattgaaaatactGAGCTAATATGAAGTTAGAAATACATattctactttttatttaatagggTCAGCACAGCAATTCAGCACAGGGTGGATTCTGTTATGCTATAAAATACTTTCTCTCCATCCACTCTCATTTTGCTtcagaggaaattaatttgtCCTCCCTTGCAATTAGCTGTTGCTAGTGGGTCAGAGGAATAAGTCCAACACTTCTTATACGATAAAAGATCAGACAACAGGAAATATGTACTTTTACCTGTTTTCTTAAAGAGTCATTCATTTCCTTCAAGGTGTCAAACGACAACTTCAGCCTTCTATTTTCTTTCGTTATTTCTCTCAAGGCTTCTGTCAGCTGTTTAACTTCTGCCTCGTGTTGCTATAGAAACATCAGATTTAAAAACACGATTTGCAGGAGACCATTTTAGAAACAATCCTAAGGTAAGTTCCATTTTAGTGTTAAAATAATAGGACAAACTTTCAAAGATGAAGTTTGTAATTCTGCATGGCCAAATTAGCACGTTCAAccaacaaagagaaaaacaacatgcACGCCACATATTAAAAAGGATCTTTGAAGAAGCTGAATGCAACGTACACAGTCAATTGCTCTTAATTCTTTCCAGATTCTACCCAAAACAGGTTATTATATCAATATGTACATTTCTCAGACAAGTCAAATGTGGGACAGGGTCATGAACTAAAACCAATGacaaagcttttatttacaGCTTATTCTTccatacaatttttaaaaattgtgattctgttttgcagcagcTTTTGAGGTTTCAACTAGTTTTTCTGGCTTTGCCCACTCTGAATCATGTGGAGTAAGAAAGCAATCCTAAGTCTGTTAGGCTAGCACTCTGGTTTACATCACAAGCATTTGAATTGCTAACAATCTGCATATCCACTGCTATTCTTCTCATTCCCCtgaatcttattttattttatcttatttaaCTTCTCTGTACACTACTGCATCCGGTTTACCTCAGATTTGATAAAACAgtaaagttttatttcactgaaaatattccagctATATATACTTACTATCTTTTATTTGTCCCCTTCCATGAATTCACTACTCTTTACTCATTCATCCACTCATTCTCTACTTCTCCACTTACAGCAATATCCTCTCTTCCTACACGtgtaaataacaaaaataaagcatagTAGAAGTTTAAAGAAAGCAAGCCCAAAGAGTTGTTTCTCTgttatgggtcccttccatcttaagatattctatgattctgtatttctgcttggAAGCACAGTACCTTCCATCCCAGCtatacagaaaaaacatctacaattccttttttctcaACTGCCGCTCTTCCTCAGCCAACAGGATCGAAACAGCCGTGGACGGTAGTCTAAAATACTACTCACACTTAGCTAAGATGACATGAAATGACAGATCCCCTTTTCATACCAATAAACATGCAGATCCTGCCAACGTACAATGAAGCGCACCTTATCACATCACATGGAATGTTTCACTTCCATTTTCTACATAAACAGTTAAGAGTTTTACGTAAAGTTCAATAGTTGCTCTAGGAAGAGTTGGGAGAGAATTACTAATCTGAAAGCTAAGTAGAACCAAATCAGCTGTTAAACTATAGGGTTGCAGGTGACACCAGCTGTCTAAGCCATCCGCTTACATAAGCAAATCAGGCAATGTCCATATTATAATcagctattttatttcactCCTGCCAGATGTTTGCCTAGTCTGTTGTCAAGTCCTCTAATACTGGAAACACTGCAGTCTCACCAACCTACCTGTCCCTACGCTTAATTAACTTTGTTTAGATccagtttttcctaatatttaaaataattttgccttaCTACTACTATTTCTCCTGtaacagacatgaaaaaaatattagttttttcctctgtgttgcaGCCTTTTATGTGGCTGAAGTTTGGCACATATACCCTCAGCTTATCCTGCGTGTTGAACCCATACATCTGCTCATCCTCTATTTCTTCagctgatatttttattcaagTGCAATACTGTACACTCACACCTCCTAAACAGTATAATGGCTTTTTTCAGACCTACCATAGCTTCAGTTTGTCAAGATCAATTTTAATCCTAATGTTCTTATTTCAGGATGCTTGAAATTCCCCCTCACTTgctattttcttcaaatttaatAAATATGCTCTCTCTCACCACCAAACTTTGtattgaaaatactgaataacACTGGAATGAAAAGATATTCCAAAATCGACTGTGTACATGCCTTCATTTTTACTGTGAACTACTGTCTCACTACAGGTTTACACCAATTGCATTGTGTCTATGTTATACTTTCTGAATCCGTTTATGAAAATCCCATGCAAacctgtattaaaaaaaccctctaattAAGTCCAGACATATATATAATAACTACTCCTCTATTAGCAGTGCCCATTACCTTGATGGAGTGGAAAGGAGACCAATTTGACAATTTATGATTAACATACAGTAGTAGCTATTTATTGCATTGTTTTCTGCACTGTTCTTCCTGTGGTTTGTTCCTAGCTCATTTCAggattgattgattgattttgAGAACTGGCATTAAGCTGATGGTTGTACAACTCTTtccctttagaaaaaaaaggcaccacattttttcagtcttccaaTGCTCCATTTGACCTCCACAAATTTTCACAGATAATCAGTAACTTTCCCTGGGTTTTCATCAGCCAGTTCTCTGGCTGGTATAAACAGTCTTAAAGCCAAGAAGACTTGAAACATCtaaaaaattaacatctttACTTATTCCTGCACTATTCAAAAGTTGAGGTCCTGCTCCCCTGAcacccttttcccctttctaaCATGCAGTTTACCCTTCCCTGACAGCTTCTGGGAAAGGTTTATCTGCACACttcaaagaaatttaatttctcagcTTATGTTTTTCATACCAAGTACACAAATTTAAGGATTCCTCTTGGTGATTTTTTggataaaaatcaaaactattcACAAGATCTAAATTCAataacaaacacacaaacaagaACAGTGTTGTTAAACATATTTTGCCATTGCTGAAACCATACcattccattttcttccacaTACCCAAATTAGGTtgatcttttgtttctttgaccTTTTTAGGTGTTTTCCTGCTAATACTCTCAGCCACAGTTATGTTATATGAAGTCATTGTGTCTTAAAACCTTTCCAAGGAAACCTACTTCAGCTACAGCTAATGCAAAGATACCCATTTGGGTTACATACAATTACAGATAAGACAATTTTTTCTCTAATAGTGGTCATACAGCTTTTGCTATTTTAGAAACTagttatctttcttttctaaattgtAACTAGATGTACTGTTCTGAAACAAGCCATACAAAGACCTATCAACATTGTTTGGTATTTCATTTGGCTATttcaagcattttaaagaaatatgcattttattatCCAGCAAGCACATGATGACTTAAGATAACCACAAACAAGTTAAATGGCATGTGGAGCAATAAAAATCATTAAGTATATTACTACACCTCTTTTAAAATTCCAAATTTTGTGTGAACTTCTTCTTCAACACTTCTTATTTTAGCCAAAGCTGCTTCATGTCTAAAAAGCAATGCCTCTCGCTCTATTAGAAAACGCTCTCGTTTCTGGAGTTGCAGAGCATACTCCTGCTGTGCTGAACTTTCTCTCTGTATCaagaatgaaaatgttgaaacaGCTTTAAAACCCATGAAATTATCTCAatttatattacatttaaattttctctCCCAGAGATATGCTTagatttttgtaaaattatACATTGTTGCACAATAGCTTACTAATCAGAAAATCACAATGGACATCTATACTCAGTTTCTGCACACTTTAACCCAAATGACTTTGATGTGCAGCAGGAGGCCTCAACAactcaaaatacaaaatttgaCTCCATAGGGTTGTTCAAATGTAATCCTAAACTTAGGGTTTTGCTTCCAAAAGTTTTGGATAACAGTATTAACTCTAAGACAAAACAGAACACTAGATTagtttattatttcttcaattAGTGGGAAGCACCCCTGAAAAAGTGGTGAGGACAAAAAGGGATACAAAATCATTTTTGCAAAAGACAGTCCTGGCAGGAAATTTAGCACAAGCATAGCAGCTATTACAGAATAAAatcatacaggaggttcttcTGTTATTGGCATAGGTCTACTAGGGGGGTGAACTGTTGGGatttcaaagcagcagaaaagtaaatataagGCAGAATGGAGGGTTTTCACAGGAAGCCATGAAGGCAAGCGCTCTTGAATGCCTAGAGCCAGGAGAATGGTTTCAGATGCTCTTGGGAGAAGCAGTGGTTGCACACGCTTCCCTCCATGCCCACAGTGTGTCACAAAGACAGACCTCTTGGatgcagcagcactgagctCAAAATCTCCCAAGCAGAATTTTATCTGTTATACCTACTATGCAAGTCAAAGCACCACTACAAAATCTGTGAAAGAAGTAGACAATGACAGAGTCTTGTATATAATTAATTGTGATTAGCATAAGTAATAGTTCTAGAATATAAGTTAGCTCTGatgtataaataatttctgaattctGTCAAAAGTGAGAATCTTCATAACATTACTCAACAAAATTTTTAAGCTGATTCCAGTTCCTACCTGGAGCTTCTGATGTATGACAGATAATTCATCGTAAATTTGATTGATGTGAGGTGGTATAAAGCCTTTACTACTGCATGCTTGAGCATCAGTTCCACTCATAATTTTCCTTATCAAACCACTGATAATACTTTGGTCACCATTTTCTCGTGCATTTGCAGCCAAATGGGATGGCAAGGTGCTGcctgtggaaaggaaaaaaacatatgacGTTAAAAAATTAGTATTAGATACATAAGTATTAGATACATATTACTAGATATTAGTCTTGGATACTTCACACAgaattgtaaaaaatatttaaattcagtatttattaCCTGTTTCAAAGTAATTAATGgccttttcttctatttctagACCACTCGAATCACTAAAAGAATCCTGCGCATcatcaaaactaaaaaaaaatacaaaaaagcaaTAATCTGAAATTACTCAGTCGCTCTCTAACATGGTACATATAGAGAGCTTTGAGAGAAGTCTGtataaaaaatgtaaacattgcTTGATGtaagatttttatatttgacTGATCAcaaagagcagagggaaatctTTTGGATTTTAGCCACAACAACTAGTAACGTTGCTGACTTAAAAGTAGTAACAATAACTAGAATTTTCATGCTGTAAGCATGTGTACGCAGCAGGTAAAACCAATACTCTTCTTTCATCGCTAGTAACCAAAccccaggaaagctgaaaatacaaaacccctttttaaaattatggtTTTATACTTGGTGTAAAGTAGATCTGAAAAGAGATTTCTTGGCCTTTGGAACCAAATTATCCCTAGATTAACTTAAAGCTGTTCATCATTAACTTAAAGCTGAGCTATTTGCTTTCCTCCTAATCGTCTATATAATCTAGTTCGGTTCATATCACCCCTGTATCCCATTAGCAATTCCAACATACAGATTAGATTAGAAAGCAGGCAAGACAATACTTCTCATCAAAACCAGCATTCACATTCTTTCCTAAATCAGCCACAAATAGTTTACTACCTAACAAAAATCTTATAACTTCTGGATCTGTGCAATCAAATTGTATTGTTTAGTCATGTTTTTTCTGGATAATGAGAGATAACAAACGataaaagagaactgaaaacacCTCTTACCAATCCCAGTCTtgaaaattttgcagaaaaccACCAGAAGATCTGATGCTGTTCTCTCTTCCACTTTCAGTAAATTCCGACTCTGAAGAACATTTGGATAAAGAAACAGTTGTATTTTCCAGTGAGATGTCCATGTGTCCTAgattatataaaataagaacaattttattttgcttttaggaAGCTGACATTGAGAAACTGACAAGGGCTTATTAGAAATTCTTATCATGTAGGTTTAAGaaccaaaaaacccactgaTGCAGCCTGACGAATGCATGAAGAATTATAATAGCTTAAACTATACGAAGAATTATTTAGGTTTCAAACCAGATTTGTCTTTCTGAGGTTTTACAGATTGCCTTCATATACTAATTTTTCTATAAACAAAGTTTGGCAAATACATTGCTTTACACTTCTGTCCATATGCACCAGCAACACGTTTCTCATGAAGCCCAAGAGCATTCTGAAtattaaatgtgtatttatctTTAAGTTAAAACCAAATGTACGCATTATGAGGCGGGCTGCTACCAACTACTTCAAGCAGGACTTATCCAAAACAGCCTGGGAACCATTATTCTAAAGCACCCTTTGTGTTCTTTATGTGAATATTAAATTCCCAGGCTGGCTCCCAGATATCACAAACCTCCAAACAAGAACAACTATCTatgtaaaaggagaaaatacaaaactgcttaaaataaatttaagaacGATACAGTTTTAGTATgtatttttccctcaaaaagacattaaagaacCATTGTCAGTTATTACCTCTGTACACTAGGGAGCCTCCACTCTTATAGTCAGTTTGTATTGCTTCTGAAAGGCAATCCTACAAGCACAAAAACACTGTAATAAAATCGCAACTTTCATCAAAAGTGTATGTTATAGATGACTTGTTTAAGAGTTACAACGCCTTATGACAGAACTCTTACTACAAGTACAGACTTTGAAAagagaagtgttttttttcagtatgtaaaTGGCCCTTATACTAATATAAAGACTCAGACATATTTTCCATGGTCTAATAATGAATTATTCATAGTATTATATGTCAAAATATTTGAGAAGCAATAAGACACTACAAAGAGAGTAACATAAAATAAGAGCATAAAAGAAGCATGAGGTAATCAATGGAAACAGCACTATTTACTGCTACATCGAGGCTTTTTATGTTAGTGTTCCGTGTTCTACTTGTTCCTACTGACTTGTAACTACATAAATACATAGAAGAAAAACGAATGACAAGCAAAATCAATTAACTGTACATTAGAAAACTGTACATTCAGGCTCGAAGCAGCTCTCATGATCCTAGATGTGTTTCACTGTATCTCTCTGCTATGCTCTGGATGAAACAATCAGCTGCTGTATTTCTTGTACCCGAATACTGCTTGTTAATGAAATAACAAGCACAAACAAATCTAGCATTTCCTTCCTTGCAAGCTTTATACTTTAAAGCCTCAGTGATAGTTTTTAAAGATAAagtctgaaaattatttttctttaaaaaacagttctgtaattaaaagcagaatattccccaagaaaaacacagcaccTAGAGCACCACAAAATGCTATCAGAGTTGCAAACCCCTCTGGACAAAATAAGGGTAGGTATATCCAGATTTTCGCTGCTAACGAGCTCAAATCTTCACCTCATATTTGGAGCAGTTCCTAATCTTAAAATGGCAAGTCACatttccccaggaaaaaaatgccagtttCTTTACTCATTTGATGATTCCGAGGACCAACTTAATCTCCCAGTCCAACTACGTGCCTAGCACAAATCCAGCTTTCAATTTCTCCCAGTCTTTGGCTGCTCATGGgtatttttacatttacttCCTTTGCAGCATGAGTTTGAATACTTAAGGTCTGTTATCCTCTGGGCACACTGGAAGCATCTAACCCATGGAATATAGATGCAAGAAAGCAACTGCAAAAATTtttatcagtaaaaaaaaaacagacttcagGCAAAATAGAAGTGAGCACCTAGCCAGCGTGTATTGCTTCTACAAAGCACCAAGGGCCTTTGAAACACCAGGAAGGGAGGAGTGTCTTTGCTGCTGGACTTTTGGGCAGATTAACAGATCAAATCCATAAATACTTATGTCAGCCCAAGCAACAGAAATGGGAATCACAATGCAGTTCCTTCATTCACATTGGTGCAAAGAACCTGGCATTCTCTAGTGTAAAACACTTCTTTACCTCAGCAAGGAAATAATACCAATCATAATTTGTTATCTGGTCTTTGTAGCAGGCTCTTACAAATGATGGGTTTGATTCTCCTCTGGCTGACTAGATACAAAACAGATTGCTGATCCCTGAAAAAAGAGCTTTCCAAGAAACCATGAATACTTCTAACACATTCTAAATAACGGCAGCAGTCCCTGCAGCGAAAGGATATGCAAGAGAAACAATTTTCCCTGTTACACACATCCCGTGCACGCCTACTTCACTGCCTCTAGGACGACTTGTGCATTACTCTGCCCACCTAGCAGCACCAGAAAGTTTTAGGCAAAAGTCCCTGAACaacccttccctggaggtgcccgagatcaggctggatgggccttgggcagcctgatcccatgggaggtgtccctgcccatggcaggggctggaactggatgggctttaaagtcccttgacccaaaccattctatgattctaggaaatGTAGAGCCAAAGCACTCAGGCCGCATCCTGTGTTAGCACACAGTGTTAGAAATTGTCGTTTCCCAGGAGATCAttcaatcatagaatagttggagctggaagggactttaaagatcacccagttccagttgctctgccatgggcagggacaccttccaccacaccaggctgcccaaggccccatccaacctggccttggacaccaccagggacagggcagccacaacctccctgggcaacctgtgccagcgcctcaccactcatagcgaagaaattcctcttcatgtctagtctaaatctgcccctcttcaatttatatccattgcccctcgtgctatcactacaagcctttgtgaacagtccctccccaggttttcagtagccccttcaggtactggaggatcactataagatctcctcaaagccttctcttctccagactgaacaaccccaactcccagCCAGTCCTCGtacgggagatgctccagccctctgatcatctcgGTAGCCCTTCTGGATCTCAGGGCCAGGGCGCCGCGGCCCGGTCCCCCCCGCTCCGACCCGACCCGGCCCGGCCCTGCTCACCCCCGCGCGCCCCCGGCCTGGCCCGGCCCCCGCCATGGCGCGCGGCCCCGCCTCGCGCTCGAATAAGCCGCCACGGCCGGAGGGaggaaggggcggggccgggcggtgCGTGCGCAGCGGCTGCTCCCGCCCGACGGGGACCGCGCGGGTGGGGGGAGGGCTGGGACCGGAAGTGGTCACAGTTAGGGGGTAATCAGAGagtcatgggatggtttgggttggaggcGCCAATTGAATTGAATCAGTTTGATGAGCAACCGTGCCCATCgtcccctctgctcccaggaGCTTCCCAGCAGCATTTCTCAGCTCTGCACCACAGGGTTCGGATCCCCTTCTCCAAGTCAAACctgataaaatcatagaatcatagaacagtttgggttggaagggaccttaaagatcatccagttccaacaccaggctgcccaaggccccatccaacctggccttgatcaccaacaaggatggggcatccgcagcttccctgggcaacctgtgccagtgtctcaccgctctcagtgt comes from the Cuculus canorus isolate bCucCan1 chromosome 1, bCucCan1.pri, whole genome shotgun sequence genome and includes:
- the CCDC138 gene encoding coiled-coil domain-containing protein 138 isoform X5, translating into MAGAGPGRGRAGDCLSEAIQTDYKSGGSLVYRGHMDISLENTTVSLSKCSSESEFTESGRENSIRSSGGFLQNFQDWDCFDDAQDSFSDSSGLEIEEKAINYFETGSTLPSHLAANARENGDQSIISGLIRKIMSGTDAQACSSKGFIPPHINQIYDELSVIHQKLQRESSAQQEYALQLQKRERFLIEREALLFRHEAALAKIRSVEEEVHTKFGILKEQHEAEVKQLTEALREITKENRRLKLSFDTLKEMNDSLRKQLNDVTELNKKLEGQARKVQARLENLQRKHEFLIVRKSKDVCQVVQQSKPVKQEKATVTSKIAKLPLNSQVYELLTFLMDWISDQHLSKIKIQEEREGSRKFTVAQTTKKPCTQERCMKLLPMAAEQLQWMPFVNPKLHMPVIKFIYWSIRQLDTGVQHAIMTSTMRRLGEDIFKGIVSKGNPHSPSEQSTQSKSKSAAFFKSSCMPLRFLSTLIVLKTVTQGSLQPFLEACSNESFFRTCSALLRSSKLDIQILEKLCVLLQNLSRIKSNMKMFELFNLHQTIQELHRTANPDHAFLCINLNSILLNLGLSRSSSLTSSLSTSH
- the CCDC138 gene encoding coiled-coil domain-containing protein 138 isoform X4 codes for the protein MAGAGPGRGRAGDCLSEAIQTDYKSGGSLVYRGHMDISLENTTVSLSKCSSESEFTESGRENSIRSSGGFLQNFQDWDCFDDAQDSFSDSSGLEIEEKAINYFETGSTLPSHLAANARENGDQSIISGLIRKIMSGTDAQACSSKGFIPPHINQIYDELSVIHQKLQQHEAEVKQLTEALREITKENRRLKLSFDTLKEMNDSLRKQLNDVTELNKKLEGQARKVQARLENLQRKHEFLIVRKSKDVCQVVQQSKPVKQEKATVTSKIAKLPLNSQVYELLTFLMDWISDQHLSKIKIQEEREGSRKFTVAQTTKKPCTQERCMKLLPMAAEQLQWMPFVNPKLHMPVIKFIYWSIRQLDTGVQHAIMTSTMRRLGEDIFKGIVSKGNPHSPSEQSTQSKSKSAAFFKSSCMPLRFLSTLIVLKTVTQVDYLAKAFDSLCVDLKTDEGKALFLEYQCVPVILRHLKVSSRGLLSSALDGLLQMTMESGSLQPFLEACSNESFFRTCSALLRSSKLDIQILEKLCVLLQNLSRIKSNMKMFELFNLHQTIQELHRTANPDHAFLCINLNSILLNLGLSRSSSLTSSLSTSH
- the CCDC138 gene encoding coiled-coil domain-containing protein 138 isoform X2, with translation MAGAGPGRGRAGDCLSEAIQTDYKSGGSLVYRESEFTESGRENSIRSSGGFLQNFQDWDCFDDAQDSFSDSSGLEIEEKAINYFETGSTLPSHLAANARENGDQSIISGLIRKIMSGTDAQACSSKGFIPPHINQIYDELSVIHQKLQRESSAQQEYALQLQKRERFLIEREALLFRHEAALAKIRSVEEEVHTKFGILKEQHEAEVKQLTEALREITKENRRLKLSFDTLKEMNDSLRKQLNDVTELNKKLEGQARKVQARLENLQRKHEFLIVRKSKDVCQVVQQSKPVKQEKATVTSKIAKLPLNSQVYELLTFLMDWISDQHLSKIKIQEEREGSRKFTVAQTTKKPCTQERCMKLLPMAAEQLQWMPFVNPKLHMPVIKFIYWSIRQLDTGVQHAIMTSTMRRLGEDIFKGIVSKGNPHSPSEQSTQSKSKSAAFFKSSCMPLRFLSTLIVLKTVTQVDYLAKAFDSLCVDLKTDEGKALFLEYQCVPVILRHLKVSSRGLLSSALDGLLQMTMESGSLQPFLEACSNESFFRTCSALLRSSKLDIQILEKLCVLLQNLSRIKSNMKMFELFNLHQTIQELHRTANPDHAFLCINLNSILLNLGLSRSSSLTSSLSTSH
- the CCDC138 gene encoding coiled-coil domain-containing protein 138 isoform X3, with protein sequence MAGAGPGRGRAGDCLSEAIQTDYKSGGSLVYRGHMDISLENTTVSLSKCSSESEFTESGRENSIRSSGGFLQNFQDWDCFDDAQDSFSDSSGLEIEEKAINYFETGSTLPSHLAANARENGDQSIISGLIRKIMSGTDAQACSSKGFIPPHINQIYDELSVIHQKLQRESSAQQEYALQLQKRERFLIEREALLFRHEAALAKIRSVEEEVHTKFGILKEQHEAEVKQLTEALREITKENRRLKLSFDTLKEMNDSLRKQLNDVTELNKKLEGQARKVQARLENLQLPLNSQVYELLTFLMDWISDQHLSKIKIQEEREGSRKFTVAQTTKKPCTQERCMKLLPMAAEQLQWMPFVNPKLHMPVIKFIYWSIRQLDTGVQHAIMTSTMRRLGEDIFKGIVSKGNPHSPSEQSTQSKSKSAAFFKSSCMPLRFLSTLIVLKTVTQVDYLAKAFDSLCVDLKTDEGKALFLEYQCVPVILRHLKVSSRGLLSSALDGLLQMTMESGSLQPFLEACSNESFFRTCSALLRSSKLDIQILEKLCVLLQNLSRIKSNMKMFELFNLHQTIQELHRTANPDHAFLCINLNSILLNLGLSRSSSLTSSLSTSH